The Candidatus Angelobacter sp. genome includes a region encoding these proteins:
- a CDS encoding response regulator codes for MNLSARVPAQGPVRAARPDCKGRVLVVDDDASVRESLGRALRSENYDVALAGDGQEALKRFTEGYVDLVLLDLN; via the coding sequence ATGAACCTGTCTGCCCGCGTCCCCGCGCAAGGGCCGGTGCGCGCTGCGCGGCCCGATTGCAAGGGGCGCGTGCTGGTCGTGGACGATGACGCCTCGGTCCGGGAATCCTTGGGGCGCGCGCTGCGTTCGGAAAACTACGATGTCGCTCTTGCGGGAGATGGGCAGGAGGCGCTGAAACGCTTCACCGAGGGATACGTTGACCTTGTGCTCCTCGATTTGAAC
- a CDS encoding sigma-54 dependent transcriptional regulator, producing the protein MSPPPKVLLIEDDVPAASALRRVLADEGVDVATVTRGDDGLARAEKDLFDVVITDLKLPGLDGMELVRRLHASRPRLPIILMTAHGTTDTAIEATKQGAYDYLLKPFEMEELIELVTKACASSRFMSEPVEMGQTISSRDAIIGNGRLMQELYKEIGRVAAKPVTVLIRGETGSGKELVARALYQYSDRANAPFVAVNCAAIPETLLESELFGHERGAFTGADMRRIGRFEQANGGTLLLDEIGDLSLSTQAKLLRVLQEKCIQRLGGKETIPVNVRVIAATHRDLETAIKERLFREDLFYRLSVVIIAVPPLRQRAEDIPVLVKYFVQRYGEELGVQQCSIQPEALELLRSQPWPGNVRELENVIRQALLLSRGYVVGADHIQQIITRTAQSLPQAREALAGFVAELLAHVQDGKEDQIYSRAMNDLERELFGRAIKLAQGNQARAARWLGVSRLTMREKLNRFGLHPAQDKGVAEAS; encoded by the coding sequence ATGAGCCCTCCTCCAAAAGTCCTCCTGATCGAAGACGATGTCCCCGCCGCCTCCGCCTTGCGGCGCGTGCTTGCTGACGAAGGCGTTGACGTTGCCACGGTTACGCGGGGCGACGATGGTCTGGCGCGCGCCGAAAAGGATCTCTTTGACGTTGTCATCACCGACCTGAAGCTGCCCGGTCTCGATGGCATGGAACTGGTGCGTCGTCTTCATGCGTCAAGACCGCGTCTGCCCATCATTCTCATGACGGCCCACGGGACAACAGACACGGCGATCGAAGCCACGAAGCAGGGCGCCTATGATTATCTGCTCAAACCGTTCGAGATGGAGGAACTGATCGAACTGGTTACCAAGGCCTGCGCGAGCAGCCGGTTCATGTCTGAGCCCGTCGAAATGGGCCAGACCATTTCCTCGCGCGACGCGATCATTGGCAACGGCCGCCTGATGCAGGAGCTTTACAAGGAAATTGGCCGTGTGGCCGCAAAACCAGTGACCGTTCTCATCCGCGGTGAAACCGGCTCCGGCAAAGAACTGGTGGCCCGTGCGCTTTACCAGTACAGCGACCGCGCAAACGCCCCGTTTGTTGCGGTCAATTGCGCCGCCATTCCGGAAACCCTGCTGGAGAGCGAGCTGTTCGGCCACGAACGGGGCGCGTTTACCGGCGCGGACATGCGGCGTATCGGCCGTTTCGAGCAGGCGAACGGCGGCACCCTGCTTCTCGACGAAATTGGCGATCTCAGCCTCAGCACGCAGGCCAAGTTACTGCGTGTCCTCCAGGAAAAATGTATTCAACGACTGGGCGGCAAGGAAACGATTCCCGTCAATGTCCGCGTCATCGCTGCAACGCACCGCGATTTGGAGACCGCGATCAAAGAAAGGCTGTTTCGCGAAGACCTGTTTTACCGTCTCAGCGTGGTAATCATCGCCGTCCCACCGCTGCGCCAGCGGGCCGAAGACATCCCCGTGCTCGTGAAATACTTTGTTCAGCGATATGGCGAGGAACTCGGGGTCCAGCAATGTTCAATCCAGCCGGAGGCGCTGGAACTGTTGCGCAGTCAACCCTGGCCGGGCAACGTGCGCGAACTGGAAAATGTCATCCGGCAGGCATTGCTGCTGTCCCGCGGCTACGTCGTCGGCGCCGACCATATTCAGCAGATCATTACACGGACCGCCCAGTCCCTCCCGCAAGCCCGGGAGGCGCTCGCCGGGTTCGTCGCTGAATTGCTCGCGCATGTCCAGGATGGCAAAGAAGACCAGATTTACTCCCGCGCGATGAACGATTTGGAACGCGAACTGTTCGGCCGGGCAATCAAGCTCGCTCAGGGCAATCAGGCCAGGGCGGCGCGCTGGCTCGGTGTGTCGCGCCTGACCATGCGGGAGAAATTGAATCGTTTCGGCCTTCATCCGGCGCAGGACAAAGGCGTCGCTGAAGCGTCGTGA
- a CDS encoding ATP-binding protein, protein MAKNFKLRLGGFALAIVVVALMIGWAAHASWRQFDQLSRRLTEMQIQSFKTADQFRANLQELDYLLLRHTILRDREDQDRFMDQWTKMDQWIDTQRPTLTSDKEQRILDSINDAYDFYFTAATNLLQQVWDKPSDDRPLAAFRKVEDESGRLLGLGNQLVIAHRESLDRFLSDSQKSLAFLRELILGALFVLFVLLVSLALVVYRDMIMPLRRKLIESHAVIQRQEKLASLGVLAAGVAHEIRNPLTAIKARLFTQQKVLNSGSPAYEDTIVIGNEIDRLERIVKGVLQFARPPEPSLVTLSADVPVREAAELMGPQLARNGIDLKIDELTDAMIQADPQQLKQVFINLIQNAAESIHRNGTVTLRARCGTERLGGQSRPAVVLEVEDTGRGISQEVQKRLFDPFFSTKEGGTGLGLAIAERIVQKHDGVLRFRTQLNRGTTFGILLPRFAPK, encoded by the coding sequence ATGGCGAAAAACTTCAAGCTGCGCCTGGGTGGTTTCGCCCTGGCAATCGTGGTTGTCGCGCTGATGATTGGCTGGGCCGCGCACGCCAGTTGGCGCCAGTTTGACCAACTCAGTCGTCGATTGACCGAGATGCAAATCCAGAGCTTCAAGACTGCCGATCAGTTTCGTGCGAATCTCCAGGAGCTAGACTACCTCCTGCTCCGGCATACCATCCTCCGTGACCGGGAAGACCAGGACAGGTTCATGGATCAATGGACAAAAATGGACCAGTGGATCGACACCCAGCGCCCAACCCTGACCAGCGACAAGGAGCAACGGATCCTCGACTCGATCAACGACGCATACGACTTTTACTTCACCGCGGCGACAAACCTGTTGCAACAGGTCTGGGACAAACCGTCCGATGACCGGCCTCTGGCGGCGTTCCGCAAAGTGGAGGACGAATCGGGCCGGTTGCTGGGCCTCGGCAACCAGCTGGTGATCGCGCACCGGGAATCCCTGGACCGCTTTTTGTCGGATTCGCAAAAGTCGCTCGCCTTTTTGCGCGAATTGATTTTGGGCGCCCTGTTCGTGCTCTTTGTCCTGCTTGTGTCGCTGGCCCTCGTGGTTTACAGGGACATGATCATGCCTCTACGCCGCAAACTCATTGAAAGTCACGCTGTCATTCAGCGGCAGGAGAAGCTCGCGTCGCTCGGCGTCCTGGCCGCGGGCGTGGCCCACGAAATCCGCAATCCACTGACGGCAATCAAGGCGCGCCTTTTCACTCAGCAAAAGGTGCTCAATTCAGGGTCGCCGGCCTACGAAGACACGATTGTTATCGGCAACGAAATCGACCGGCTTGAACGGATTGTCAAGGGAGTGCTTCAGTTTGCGCGCCCGCCCGAACCGAGTTTGGTGACTCTTTCCGCGGACGTGCCAGTGCGCGAAGCCGCGGAACTCATGGGCCCGCAACTGGCAAGAAACGGGATCGATTTGAAGATTGATGAGCTGACGGATGCCATGATCCAGGCGGACCCGCAGCAACTCAAGCAGGTGTTTATCAACCTCATCCAAAACGCGGCCGAAAGCATCCACCGAAACGGCACGGTCACTCTCCGGGCGCGCTGCGGCACGGAAAGACTGGGCGGACAATCCCGACCGGCGGTCGTGCTGGAAGTTGAGGACACAGGCCGGGGAATTTCGCAGGAAGTTCAGAAGCGGCTGTTCGATCCGTTCTTCAGCACCAAGGAAGGCGGCACTGGATTGGGCCTCGCCATCGCCGAGCGCATCGTGCAAAAACACGACGGCGTCCTCCGCTTCCGCACGCAGTTGAACCGTGGAACGACGTTTGGCATCCTGTTGCCGAGATTTGCGCCCAAATGA